Part of the Miscanthus floridulus cultivar M001 unplaced genomic scaffold, ASM1932011v1 os_1025, whole genome shotgun sequence genome is shown below.
CCACTTCCGTTGGCGGACACTGTGCTGCCATGAAGGAAGGCACTTGATCGACAATTGCCACCCTCACCCTCTCGGATGCAGAGCACGTCAGCGTCTGTTGCAGCGCTACAACTGCAAGGAGGCCAAAGCAGATCACAGTGCGCACATCCGCGAGCTAGAGCTACTGCTGCTTCATACGGCGTCGGCAGAAGGAAAATTTACCACGCAACGTTAACGAAGCAGAGCAACGGCGAGGCGAGCGACTGCTGGCCACGCATTCATTATTTGGGCACGATCGAGACGGCGCGAGACGGCGAGAGGGACACGGGTCTCCTCAGCTCAGCTCTCAATCGCATCGCTGCCGGAGCCGGCCCCGCCACCGCCCGCCCCCACGGGGACTGCTGGGCGGTCCGCGGCCGTCGCTCTCGTTTCCCCGCCGGCTCTCGCTGTCTGTCTGCACACTGTGTGTAGGATGGGCCATTGGTTTGGTCCGCTGTGCACGGTGGGCACCCATGCCAACGCCATCCAGGCCAGGCACCGTGTGGATGCCGTACACGTGTCCTGGTTCGGCAGGATGGAGCCATGCTGCTTGCGGAGAGATCGGGTGCCAGTTGGACCATGCGCTGCTTCATGCGGATCGTGCGCTGCGTAGCCATGGGATGTTGGATGGGACGGCATCTAGTCCGTGCTGTACAGGAGACGGCCTGCATCACGACTCCCCCCTCAAGCTCCCAAACCCCAACCACCACCACAAAAAATAACAATTTTGTGATTTGAATCAGACAAACTAGCTCAAATTTAactaaaattatagtaaataatattagcGTTTATATCTCCAAATACATTTATTATCAATATATTTTGTACTTAATTTAATTTAATGATAACTTTTTTATATTATAAGTATTAGCACTTTCTATACAATCTTGGTTAAATTTAAATCATTTTACTCCTTAAAAAATAATAATTACATTCTTTCTAAGACGAAAAGGATTGGTTTTGGGAGACTCGTCCTAGCTTGGTTGACCCACTGTGCTTCATGTGCAATGTATTATAACCAAACCTATATATAAATTCGTCTAGTTTATTCTAGATTGGTCTATAGTTTTTATGTGCAACCTTAGTTTTATGTTGCTTCTGAAATTATGTGTGGTGGGTTTGTTCGATGAAGTTTTTTGTGCACCCTATTTGATAAACACACAATTTCAGCGTTTGCTACTTGATAATAGCAAAAGGAGAGGAAAAAAGGGCCATGCGACCCTGCAAGCGTAGGTGTTAAGTCCAACTGGCGAGAGATGAGAGTGGCTAATTGAAATTATTATAGACAACTTGTCTAAGATTAGAGGCATTGTTTGGTTCCCATACACAAATTACCACCATTTGACACATTTGCCTAAAGTTAAGTTACCATATTTTAGTAAGCCTAAGAAAATCTTGCCATATACTATTGAGTCATTAACATGTATGTAAGGCATGATGTAAAAGAAGTGAGTCTTGCCACGCTTTGTGCCGGCAACCAAACATCTGCTCAAATTGGCCAATCTTAGGGGGGTGTTTAGATATTTTTGGAATGGCAAaacttttgcccttgatcttttGCTGTAAAACTATTGCCATTTAAACTTTTGACATTTCGTGTTTAGATGCATGGCAAAACTTTAATCATGCAGACACAGCACGTGCCCCAAGACGTTTTTTTGCCCAGTTTTGGGCCTCTTGGTCCTAAATGCCAAAAGTTTTACAGCCCAAGTTTTACTGTTTTTGCTTATAGTGTTTAGATCTATTTTGCCAAAAGATGGAATAAAACAACAAAAGTTTTGGTCAAAATGGGAAACTGTACAGGCCCTTAGATGTGCCAAGCTGTGGCCAGAAACAAGACATCCAGTCTGACTTCAACAAAGCCGCCGTCTAAAGCCCCCTTTGGcatggctcatccaaaacggcttcaccggtgaagcaaaagccggtgaagccagaaaaactggcttttcccggcttctagttcattttaaccccggcttacaaaacgacttcacgctacagtgcctcgatttgcgcaaaataaatgaagccgaagccggcataagccgtgccaaagaggccctaaccTAAAGCCACTGGAATGCAGGTTTGTTCAGGTCCAAACATGACAGGCCCTTCAGATTCAGAATAGCACTAGCAAGCAACAGGAAAACCTTTTTTCCAAcagttgcattttttttttaagaaatgaATATAAAGATCACTACACCAGACCCTTCAGACTCAGCATATCACTAGCAAGCAACAGGAAGCTCCATTTCACTTCAGAGTAGAGATTTATAAAACCACTCGCTTGGGCTAATATTATCTAGTATCACATGTGGTTTAGGAGTACTTCTAAAGATGGCCTTAATAAATCATCGCAAAGTGTCCAGATTCTGGACACCATGGACGACGAACAATACATAATGCTATGAAGTTTATACAGGAACATCTACCAAGAGTAACCAAGTGATCTTTTCGCCTTAACTTTTGGCCTCATGAAGGATATGCAAAGCTCCAAATCGGCTTGATATGATTTGGAATGATTCATACGGTTCAACAGAAAAATCTTTGTACCATGTTTACGTAGTTTCAATCTATAATTCTATATGGTctttataaaaaagaaaagaaaagtctTTTTGACACCTATACAAAACACTCCTGTAGGTATTTTTCAACGTTGCAGTGCAGTATTACTATTTTACTTTGGCTTGCACTAACTATCATGACTTACACTGATGAGCTAACCACCATTTACTGAACAGAATGGAAAAGAACAAACATCAAACTATATACATGCAACTGGGAATGTAAGGTGCTAGCTTTTTCGATAAATACTGAGATATATTCCTTTGCAGAACTGTTGGGAATTGCATACTATAATTTACTGCAACTTTGCAGAAAGTAATTAAAATACTTTTGACAGCAAACATGTTGAACCTTTAAGGGAAAAAAAACAAAAGCAACCTATGTGAAAATCCTCATGAAAGTCAGACATCTCATGCAGGTTCACTAATCTCAGCATTTTAGACCCATCACGAAACTCTCATTTCCCCCCACTTTGACAGTGATGACCAGCAAGTTAAATGGAGTTCTCCTGGTCATTTGAGTTACTGAGAAATTGTCACTGCAAATTCTGTGAATAGTACACTGGCGGGTTTATGTAACCAGTTCGAGACTGGACGAAGAACGGATTTGGCATGTAAGGATTGGCGACTTCTGTTTGGCTTCCTTGACTTGATGAATTGACACCAACTATTGAGCCAACATTTGCATATACAGGCATGGATCCAACAGCCCTCTCCctcggcaaaactgggctttGCGGTGGAAGGCAGTAAAATGGACGGGGTGGCATATTGTTTGGTACCGAGAGTGTTGGAGGTGGAGCAGGGGGGAAAAGCATGCTGCTAGCTTGTGGCTCACTTCTGCGTTCAGGAGAATCATTGATCACAATCACTTCTTTCATCATGTAGGTTGGATGATGCATGACAGGCATAGTGTTTCTGTAGGACTTCTGGTGGGAATGATGGTCAGATTGCATCACAGAACCACCATGCAATGGAGGAGCAACAAAGCTGCTAGCTTGAACACTTGGCAGAGGAATTTGGTGACTGGCTGTGGTTGGTGGCATGTTGATAAATGCAGAATTACTGAGATGTTGGTAGTTTGGAGGCATAAAACCAACAGGTGCCGCATAATTCCCTCTCAAGATGTAGTCTGAACTTGGTGCTTGAGGATGCAGACTCTCTTCGTTGTTCATCACCATCAAATTCTTACCCATCAGCCTCAAGATAGGATTTGATGGTGAAGGAAGCTGAGTTTGTAATGAGGGGCTTATACAATCTGCTGCATAAGAAGGGAGGTTGATAGCAGATTCCGCTGAAACCTTAGCTGCTAAAAGATGATCATGTGAATCTAAGCAAGGGTTGGGCTTTGTGCTGGTTCTTTGGTATGTGCTGAAAGATGATGATGCCCTCGAACCAATGTGCAATTGTGGAACCTGCTTTCCAGTAAAATTCAGCATTGGTCTGGCAATAGCACTTCGATGAGACTCTCTGGAAATGTTCTCCTGGCAAGAACAACGAAAAGGCTTCTCATTGGGCAGTCGTTCACCTTCTCTGGCCGCAGGTATTGACTTGGTTTCTTGATTCAAGCACCCAGTGATTTGCTCTTCAACAGTTCTACCAGTAGATGGGCCAGGTTCTTCCTCGTTAGTCCTTGAATCCTTCAAAGCAGCTGGAGGGGACATAGTTGAGGCAGTCGAAATAGGAGAATCTAGTGAGTCCCGTCCGAGTGGCAGACCATGCTCTTGATTAGAGTTTTCTCCATTTGATGTTATTGATGAGTTATCCTGAGGACCTCCAGGGCCCATGTCCCTGTTACTAGTTAAGCAGGGACTAGATTCCTTTGTTGAAGTCGCATCCATCTGCCATTCATCCATTTCAGTATTGGCAGCACTGTTGGATTCATGGCCATGTGCTAATTGCTCACTGGAGTTTGGATCCTCCACAGCTACACTGTAGCCTTCAACCAAAACATCATCATCTGCTGTTCTGTTATTTTCAGGACTCAGAGAAACATCACTTCTTTGGTTGCAACAGTCAGCAGGATCACTTCTGGATACTGAATCATATGGCACATCAGTTTCAGCATCTTCACCATCACAATCCATTTGTGTACCCTCTGTTTCCTGTGCAACATCATATTGATCATTCTGTTGTCCTGATACTGGCATGTCACTTGCAAAAGAGAATTCATTATCTGCAGTATCCTCTTCAGTATGTTTCAAAAACTTCTTGGGGCCCTCATTACTAGTAACCCTGAATTTCTTATTTACATGTCTGGTATCAGGATCATGCTCTTCCCCAAAACCATGTACTAATCTAGTACTAGAAGGTGAAAATGCACGCTTGCCAGTCCTCAACGGAGATCGGTGCTTCCGGATCTTCTTTGATGTAGATGCTAACCTGTTTGGTCCATTGCTTGGCCCTGCTGTGGAGATGGAAAGACTCCTAGCTTCAGATCTTTTCGCTGAAGTGGGATTCCTCACTATATCATAATTATCTAATTTGGTAGCTTCTCTCCTCCCAATCTCCTTAATTTTTCTCTTTGCAAGAGCAGCAGCTGATCTAGGTACTTTCGGCATGACAGTGCTCTGCAGATGAGTTTTTGAAGACCATGTAggaatcaatctaagcacttttGAAGGACCATTACTCTGCTCAACACCAATGGCTTCTGAAGTTGTGGCCATGTATTCTGGTGACTCAGAAGAAACCACCCCAACAGGACTCCCTGGAACTTGAGAATCATTAAAGCCAAGCATGCTGCTCCTATCAGATTTCTGTGCTCCAGGTGTCACTTTATCAAATGTTTTACCACTATGTTTTCTGCTTAAACTCTTGTTGATATCTGAGCGTTTGGAGCACACCCACTGCTGCATAGTCCTGGAACCACAATTGCTGGTGCTTTCAGAAGGATTCCATGCATGCTGCTCCTCCTCGGAGGTTTCCTCATTAATATCATCATGTGGGTATGCTTGAACCTGTGTGTATCTCATAGCAATAAGTCAAAGGTGCAAAATTAAGGGGGAAAACATTTTTTAAGGTCAACCGCAGAACAAACTGTTATCATATGCAATTGAGAAATGTTTTATACCTAATAAAATAAGAGATTAATCTTGGCATCCACCAAAAAACATGGCATGTGTAAAGCTAATATCAAGCGTAAACTAACCCATGGAGAACCAACTCTGGTtcacaaaatttaaattttaaaggCTGTTCGGTCCAGGACTTAAAAGTGTTTTTCAGTAAAATGACATAATCACTGTTATTTTCTACTAAACAAAGGACTTAGCAGTAATTAAGCGATGAGCTCAGTGCCGGCCCTAGAGGTAGGgcacgaggtgcgacggccgagggcccaagcGGAGGAGGGGCCCAAGTCCAGGTATACAAACCCCAGGTCCTATAGTttagcaaactaatgagaagagagacatagaacgacatttctttcctagttttctttccccacggccctcgggtagagaggaggcgaggagtcacgctgcacacatcACACTATAATCGTGAGTTcgcgacgtgcgccttacacacgcggagctggcgagccgcgctgccacgaagagctagactaccggagacacggacacggcgcacgaggacggcgaccaggcagggctccacgacgacgacatcttgattcttggcttcttacgaattgcgatcaccgatcagttgtttaggcctaaggtatttttttcctttttatttttaatcaaattaattatttgtatagtattccagacttctagtactttttacccatatagtcatatttttcttctaatttaggtgttagaattttataatgttacctaagaaacatttgtcatggttgagaaaagaaaacgaatatattgcttttttaatctacattgttcctcgataattatcatacatctacaaatatattgcttaatctacattgttcctcgataattatcagacatgttaaattaaaaatatgttattgcaTTTGCTTTCGTTTTGCAACTAAAATTAGtacctatatattataagattttatacatggttAAGAGGGGCCGTTGCGACGAGATCGCCAGAGGGCCCTtaaaatcctaggaccggcactggATGAGCTCTATAGTTAAGATAAACAAGTTGCCTTTACCCTTGCATCTCCATTTAAGAACATTGGTCTGGAGAAGAATATCAAGCGTAAACTAACCCATGACTGTGAAAGCTAACAAAATCCAAGCCTAACATAATTGAAAGCTAACATCTGATTATGGTCCACAATCATACTTTCACAGATAAACAAGTTACAAATCTAACATAATCCAAGCTTAACATCTGTTCTTACAAACCTTTGATTaaaaaatggagttaaaattaaTGAGCTGTAGTACGTAGCACATTCATTCATGAAACAAAAGCCTCATCAGTCCAGACATTATAAAGTGCAATCTAAGAGGCCTGATAAATAATGGGTATGCACTCCATGGAATAATGGTCCACGATTACGTTAAGCCAATCAATAAACACAGTACTGGATTCACAGTGACAAACAACACGTAGAGTGAGTTAAAGACAGTACCTGGGAGTTCAAATGGCTTGTTTTGTTGTACTTCTTTCCAtgcatcttgagcttcttattcttcAAAACTTTTGACTTCAGCATCTTTTTGCTCATCAGTATACCTTCTCCAGTTCCATGCTTCGCAACTTTCCTT
Proteins encoded:
- the LOC136533641 gene encoding uncharacterized protein translates to MLSSEHPSGPSCSSKSAGPGVSADPATSAAEEPASQDPRDLVQPYPKFSIRDYVFASRSKGIKRSWPFHPHSLELCLNHGVKDPLPPFEPPDLIRSQLLNTYTDVEQSAACSEAIISVGLVKNRDDGSSNEYTGDINFQSCQPVDESLAHTPYTSPEDGKSGIDQVGSTNESDHTDDAVPIDLQDNSYTKASRRTEVAVPLRRLRNTDSSCEPSEKKCKFVAKLGASTDIRRAEDIASNSSSVSDPMASKTCPVCKVFASTSNTTLNAHIDQCLSAESNTEHVETVLVKPKVKPRKKRLMVDIYKTALPYTLEDLDRRNGTNWAVELAMSPVSKEVCTENRSPEVVSFDRRDDEREGDVYVDSNGIKIRILSKCNDVPLVRDDLGSRKVAKHGTGEGILMSKKMLKSKVLKNKKLKMHGKKYNKTSHLNSQVQAYPHDDINEETSEEEQHAWNPSESTSNCGSRTMQQWVCSKRSDINKSLSRKHSGKTFDKVTPGAQKSDRSSMLGFNDSQVPGSPVGVVSSESPEYMATTSEAIGVEQSNGPSKVLRLIPTWSSKTHLQSTVMPKVPRSAAALAKRKIKEIGRREATKLDNYDIVRNPTSAKRSEARSLSISTAGPSNGPNRLASTSKKIRKHRSPLRTGKRAFSPSSTRLVHGFGEEHDPDTRHVNKKFRVTSNEGPKKFLKHTEEDTADNEFSFASDMPVSGQQNDQYDVAQETEGTQMDCDGEDAETDVPYDSVSRSDPADCCNQRSDVSLSPENNRTADDDVLVEGYSVAVEDPNSSEQLAHGHESNSAANTEMDEWQMDATSTKESSPCLTSNRDMGPGGPQDNSSITSNGENSNQEHGLPLGRDSLDSPISTASTMSPPAALKDSRTNEEEPGPSTGRTVEEQITGCLNQETKSIPAAREGERLPNEKPFRCSCQENISRESHRSAIARPMLNFTGKQVPQLHIGSRASSSFSTYQRTSTKPNPCLDSHDHLLAAKVSAESAINLPSYAADCISPSLQTQLPSPSNPILRLMGKNLMVMNNEESLHPQAPSSDYILRGNYAAPVGFMPPNYQHLSNSAFINMPPTTASHQIPLPSVQASSFVAPPLHGGSVMQSDHHSHQKSYRNTMPVMHHPTYMMKEVIVINDSPERRSEPQASSMLFPPAPPPTLSVPNNMPPRPFYCLPPQSPVLPRERAVGSMPVYANVGSIVGVNSSSQGSQTEVANPYMPNPFFVQSRTGYINPPVYYSQNLQ